The Nerophis lumbriciformis linkage group LG09, RoL_Nlum_v2.1, whole genome shotgun sequence nucleotide sequence ttcaaaaataagggtttttaagccttttttaaagcatccacagtctgtggtgccctcaggtggtcagggagagtgttccacagactgggagcggcggagcagaaagcccggtctcccattgttcgtagctttgtcctcggaggttggaggagtttAATGGACATATTTTAGCTGTAACCCTGTAAATAAAAACTATTGTCTGCCGTCTAGCGTCCGTACTGAAGCGCTGGAAGTTAAACTGGTGCGACCTTTGGGTGGACGGTAGTCTCTGCTTCTACAAGAGCGACAGCCGGCGAGAGCTGGAGTACCGCGTCAACCTCAAGTTCACGTGCGTGGACGTGCGGAGCGGCCTGGAGTGTCGAGGTACGAAGCGCTCGCCTTTTGTTGCGTATTCACCCCTAATGCTCTATTTTGAAATGTATACATCTTTTTTTCCAACTTTAGGCGTGACTCCACCTGAGACCAACCCCCAGGAGAACGTCATTACGGTGCAGCTGAAGGACGGCTCAACTATGAACCTTTGTGCCAACAGTGAGGACGAGTCAATGTAGGTGTATTTGCACAGTAACAATCATGGCACTACCAAAAGACTCAGAGAATGAAGATCTTTTCAAAAAAGAAATCCtggatccggatcagccccaaaatgtaatcacttgctccttatcccatttctaacatttcctgaaagttgaatCAAAGTCCGCCTAGAACTTTTGGAGTTATCTGTAGCGGAATGAAAGAAAAGGAGTGAAACTTGTGGTCAGaaatccactctctttgtctctgtgggtgtagGCGGGGAAGCTcgcatatacaaaacccaaaatcagtgaagttagcacgttgtgtaaatcgtaaaaaaaaacagaatacaatgttttgcaaatccatttcaactagagatcctcatgctctctcagggagagcatgtcccaaattccaagctgctgaagcatgttaaaaaaaataatgcactttgtgacttcaataataaatatggcatttttttccataacttgagttgatttattttggaaaaccttgttgcattgtttaatgcatccagcggggcatcacaacaaaattaggcataataatgtgttcattccacgactgtatatatccgtatcggttgatatcggaatcggtaattaagagttggacaatatcggaatatcggatattggcaaaaaagccattatcagacatctctaatttcaacctgtatttaattgaatagactgcaaagacaaaataccttggcttggcattgtcttgctgaaataagcaggggcggccatgaaaatgatgttgcttggatggcaacatatgttgctccaaaacctgtacgtcttgtctttgcggtccattcaattgaatataagttgaaaaagatttgcaaatcattgtattctgttcttatttaccatttacacaacgtgccaacttcactggtttttggttttgtaatATAAGCGGGGAGtaacgtattattattattattcagctCACTCCCGAAATCtattcacttgttccttatcttaTTTCTGACTCGTGCCAATAGTCCAGAAATACATACAGAAACTATCGAGTCATTTTAAAATCACAATACAATTTCATAGTCGACGACAAAACGACTCAGATAGTGAagattataaattaaaaaaaattaaaatcctgaatccagatggTGATCCAGATCAGCTCCTAAATGTAATCACTTGCTCCTTACCCCATTTATGAAATTCCCTAAAAGTTTCATTTAAATAcggccataactttttgagttatttatAGCGGAATAAAAGAAacaaagtctaaaaaaaaagaaaaaaaagaaaaagaaaaaaaaagaagtaaaacgttacttttatttttttttaaatcgatttttgaaagttatgaatcgatttagaatcggtataataattataacaaaACGTTTTCGAAATAGTttcgaaaagctccttctggttgcatggagatggcctaaaaatgtaatttaaaacatgtattattttacaaacccccccccaccccccaaaaaaagtataatgttattttattttatttttttaattgatttttgaaagttatgaatcgatttagaatcgggataataattataatgaaactttttcgaaATAGTTTCGAAaaactccttctggttgcatggagatggactaaaaaggtatttaaaaaaaaatattattttagaaaaaaaagtacaatatccatccaaaaaaaaaaaaaagtcaaattctataattttttttaagattGATTTTTGAAAGTTATGAATTGATTTGGGATCGgggtaataattataatgaaactttttcaaaacagtttcAAAAATCTCCTTCTGGATGCATGGAGATGGactaaaaaggtatttttttaaatgtattattttagaaaaaaaagtccaaaaaaaagtcaaaaaaaaaaaaaaaaaaaagtaaaatgttattttaatttttttttataaaaaaatcaatttttgaaaGTTAtggatcgatttagaatcgggataataattataatgaaactttttccaaatagtttcgaaaaactccttctggttgcatggagacggCCTAAAAGGTGTTTTTCAAAGTGTattattttagaaaaaaagtacaatacataaaaaaaaaaaaaaagttaaattctaGAATTTTTTTAAGATTGATTTTTGAAAGTTATttattgatttagaatcgggataataattataatgaaactttttcaaaagagTTTCGAAAATCTCCTTTTGGTTGCATGGAAATGGcctaaaaagtatttattttagaaaaaaaaaaaaaaaaaagtataattttatttatttttttaaatcgattttttaaagttATGAATCTATTTGCAATTCAAAATAGTTTcgaaaaagctccttctggttgcatggagatggcctaaaaaggtctttaaaaaaaaaaaaaaaaaaatttagaaaaaaagttaaaaaaaaaaaaaaaaaggttacattTTATGGGGTTTTAAATCACATTTTTGAAACttgtgaattgatttagaatcgtgataattataatgaaactttttcaaaattgtattctTTTAGAAAAATAACAaagataattctttttttttaatcgatttttgaaagttATGAATCGAAATTAtaatggaactttttcaaaattgtttcgaaaagctccttctggttgcatggaaatggcctaaaaaggtctttaaaaaagtaattattttataaaaatcaTAAAAATTTCCAAATCGATTTTTCAAAGTtacgtgtaaaaaaaatttatgtaataatatataaatattacatatatgttatattgctacaacggtacatttttagtctactttatacctgcattatcctttccattcttacactttccatcctttgtaactgagctacagtatggaacaatttcccttgtggatcattaaagtttgtcaaagtctaagtctaagtttagactcgggataataattataattaaacatTTCAATATAGTTTCGAAAAGCTCCttatggttgcatggagatggccgaaaaggtcttttttttaaatgtattctttaaaaaaaaaaaaggaaaattgaattaaaaaaaaaaaagttaaattttatgttttttaaattgatttttgaaagttatatgaatcgattcagaatcaggaattataatgaaactttttcaaaacagtttcGAAAAGCACcttttggttgcatggagatagcctaaaattatattttaaaaaatttattattttcgaaaataaataaatttaaaaaaaaataaataaaataaaataaaaatatatgcatatacatgtaattgtttttatttttttttgaaaataaaaatatatttacattttttttattatttttgaaaaaaataaatacaataaaattatatatatataaatattttataatttttttttagaaaataatacatgttttaaaatatctatatatatatatatatatatatatatatatatatatatatatatatatatatatatatatatatatatataatttttgtattttatatttttttctcgaaaaaaatacattttttaaaatatcttTTTAGGctgtctccatgcaaccagaaggagctttttgaaactgttttgaaaaagtttcattataattttcctgaaagaatacattaaaaaaaaaagaccttttagaattctaatatatatatatatatatatatatatatatatatatatatatatatatatacatacagtatatatatatatacatatagtatatatatatatatatatatatatatatatatatatatatatatatatatatatacatacacacattttttatttattttttagaatttttttttttttaaatcgatttttgaaagttATGTATCGATTTGGAATCAGGATGTTACATGTTACTGTTAAAACATCATTAAAATGTCTAATTCGCATAATAggtgacaaaaaacaaacaaacaaacaagaaaacTTGGATGTGTTCTTGTTCCTTTTCTCCCCTCCCCAGAGCCTGGAAACTGACCATGCTGGAAACCAGGAGGAACCCGGTGAGCGGTCGGCGTTCTTGCACTTTGTTTACCATGAAATATGTCGCTTCCCAAGACCGTGTTCTCTTCCTCAGGTGTTGGCGTATGACCCGTACGACGACTCCTACCAAGCCGTACACCTGAGCCGCTATCAGACCGTCTACATGACGCCTGGAGCAGGACCAGGTACAGTCCAAAGTCAGCCACTGAGAGCATGGACACTATGGtttaaaaaatgtactaaaataaaaagtaaaagccaCTATGTtgaagggctgtgaatctttgggcaccacacgattcggttTGATTCTCGGCAGTAAagattcgattcaaaacgattctcaattaaaaatgaatacatttgaataacattgggtgccagttctatgatgaactacattcctctataaaatagataaatgttcatgacttaaaagaaacttggtgttgtttaataaaattctacccaaacattgaataaagtcaaatacaaataaggcaacaagtatACAACACCagataaataatacaattaaaaaaaataaaatatatatatacaattattattatttttttaacgatTTTTGTGAATCGATTAAGAAGTAAGAATCGCGAATCATTCGAAACTAAAACAAATTCGACacccttattttgtatattttgtgtttcttatgcttcactgatagtgttttagtcttaaacTGTTATCCGTTTGAATGGATAAGCTTTCAttcttttaaatattggtttgtactacgggtttgaatctttgggcaccaaacgACTCGATTCCATCCAATTCCtaggattcagaatcgatttgagATCAAacagattcttgcaatgtattatttggtatcagTTATAATGAAACGTTCTCAAAACAggctagaaaagctccttctggttgcatggagatggcctaaaaaacacatttttaaaaatggattcttattaaaaaaatcggtatgaataagaatcgcgattcgaatgttAATCGATTTTTTGTGAATCCctcgtttgtactgtagcactttagttaaataaaaagtgtgtaacaaataaaatcaattattattattatttctggtaCCAAATCCGGtatttttttttggcaccgaTCGAATCTCGCCATAAAATCTAACAGTGCCACGTTACGGTACCTGGGCTGTGCCGACTCTTtgcatcactccagcagcactgagagcggactctagGTAATATTGCCATTTTCAATGCAAACAAAGAAACGGACTCAAAGAACCCCCCACTCCAACGTAAGTTAactacacactaaaaaaatgctgggttattttgataacccaatatatgagttgctagtgttgggttacattttggagttatttttatgaagagcaatccattttttgggttataagggtattattttaactcaatttctgggttttcaaaaatgATTAACCATTTTTGGGTGGTTTTCCATCAATTAACgcattttttgggtaaaaggcttttttttaattaaaaagttacttttttcttgaagggaattttattattatttacaatcacccaacattgagttagcataactcaacttttgggttaaataattcaacccaatagtttggttgggaataacccaacattaagttatcataactcaactttttggttaaataattcaacgcaaaatttgggttgaaaaaatgtacccaaaatgttgagttaaaaaaactcaaataaggagtttgtccttttctgaaccagcagttgggttatttTTCAACCCAACATTTAATAGTGTATAAGGCACCATTTTTCCATAATTGTGCTAGCTTGACATGAAAGGAAGGGCTGGACTTAgtagctggggaaagggaagtctggacttctcttcttaggctgctgcccccgcgacccgacttcggacaagcggaagaagacggatgcATGGATTTTACATGGCCATTCAAACAACCTCCAAATGTgtgaatgaaaactacaactaagatgcacgctggaatcaaacagctggtgcataaTAAGGAACAACACTTGCAGTATTTACACTTTTTAGAGCGCAAcaaaacaccataaactatagACCACTGCCACCCAACGTCtttgacttgcaactgtaattgcaaaaggttatcataatcagctaatttttaaatattgcaataaaaaattacaatttattatatatatatatatatatatatatatatatatataaatatatatatatatatatatatatatatatatatatatatggactggactcttactattatgttggatccactatggactggactctcacaatattatgtcagacccactcgacatccattgcattcggtctcccctagagggggggggggttacccacatatgcagtcctctccaaggtttctcatagtcattcacatcgacgtcccactggggtgagtttttccttgcccttatgtgggctctgtaccgaggatgtcgttgtggcttgtgcagccctttgagacacttgtgatttagggctatataaataaacattgattgattgctatatatatatatatatatatatataaaaatataaataacatgtatatatatacagtatatatattttgtcacacacacacacacacacatacatatatatatatatacagtatgtgtataaaaAATCTATTAACACACGCACAAAAGTACCCTTACTGGTATCGGTAATTGGtagcgtatcggttcaaatgtgaaagtttatactacattatattgtattgatttttcacactttttaaaaggcatgtttttTTCTGCCGATTGCACCTGTATCCTGAGGTACTATTAACTAACcgcactactactattactattaacTAACCGCACATAGAAATTCATGACATCAGCcgtgtttactttttgaaaagGAACATTTCCTCCCATAAACAGGTACCCACCATGTGATCGTTCGGAGGGACCCGTTGGACGGCGCATTCGACCACCTGGCGCTGGGACTGCTGGCGGGCATGGCGGCAGGAGCGACCATCAGATCCTTCCTCTGGGCGCCCGTCCTCTTCTGCTGAGCGGCATCAATGGTGCACCTGTAGCCTGTTAGTACAAAAAGAAAGAGCTTAACACCCGGATATAGCAAGGCTTTACTGGCTTTTGAAAACAAATCATTTTGCTTATTAAACCAAAtgcattgtatatgtatatatatatatatatatgtatatatacacatatatatacagtatatatatatgtatatatatatgtatatatatacatacatatatatatacatacatacacatatactgtatgtatatacatatacatacacatacatatataccgtatgtatacatatacatatatatatacatacatacatatatactgtatgtataccggtatatatatatacatatatacacacacatatataccgtatgtatacatatacatatatatatatatatatatatatacatatacacagggacgtgcacatgattatagaggggcaggggctcaaagtcagaaaagggcaggacatttttttttggtcctttacacaatatggaaattaatgtaaaattaaatttgctaataggaagctaactacttagctgtgtgtcctttgtaggtaaaagtgattgccatttcttttgtgtcaacaaattattgtcataatgagttaatttacattatcataggcttggaagacatgaaaagcaacaaaacactggtttattattaggctatttattgttaaagataagcactttaatattgaacgttgaacagtgcaacatgaactttgaaaaaaaatacaaaaataaatactccaatggaaaaaacttcaatgagaaaatctgtccttcttcccttaacttgatgaaaacaccatcaagttgtaacttatggtctttctcacttaatgctcagactaaacaactgaaacgcaatacagggccaaaaatatggaccaggggccagtagagggctgtaggatggaggccacccatacccaaatatgctcctcaatgtcaattcagggcttccatgatgctagtacttggttttagccatgcattaagaggtctgctacccttagctgcttcctggcgctccttctcattccttttctctatcctttctttttttggcatagtgctgcaggcataatcaacatgaatcaagtttaaatacagatggtaatattcctaacagataacctacatcttatatccccagaatgctgaaattattattattattaataataataataataataataattattattattattatcattatcattcttcttcctattattattgttattattatcattattattattattattattattttgttaacccacacagtaatagcaaagtcacaataaactttatatctaaacctctactgtgagagaaatgtgatgcgccgtgcattttattttgaaaattaacctggtgttttattttgtattttgtacactacttcctgtcccgcacgatccgctctgctctgtacggaattgatgtgccgtgctcaattgatgcgccgtgctccgacgtccggcaaaaacagaagctgacacattgaataatagaataatacagcgtttttctgaaatatgacacatattagatgctgaataagtggacggcgactagaccataactcacaggttcaagttgctccactgtcacgtgacgtctcctcaggggcgcagttggctctctctcctctcacttactcactcactcgccctctcttactctctctggcggaagcggcaggctcaaacaacccggtattacaagaagagtttttgtaccgctgttttttttacatccctgacaggaatttattaatgttatttaaagaaaaaaaaagaaaaaaaccacacacacaggcagagggcactttttaagacgaggcaaaaaagggcaggggctcaagcacccatagggccctatgtgtgcacgtgcctgcatatacatatgtatacacatatatatatatatatgtgtatataattagtctgctgacatatgcagtaacatattgtgtcatttatcattctattattttgtcagcattattaaggacaagtggtagaaaataaattattaatctacttgttcatttgctgtCAATATCCGCTTACTTTCCCTTTTAACTTGTTCTATCTACCAGTGACGTGGTGTCACCATgaatgttaccatgaattgatttacgtgaaccccgacttaaacaagtggaaaaacttattggggtgttaccatttagtggtcaattgtacggaatatgtactgaactgtgcaacctactaataaaagtttcaatcaatcaatcaatcaatcagtcaggaGGCGTAAAaggcttaaccatgagatgttcaaaaacgaaataataaaataaaacaagtttgaatatttctcttttggtctatgctttctatgGGATTTTGCTGcggttcctgtatattttgatgattttcatggtcaaaatcgcggaaattccctgtgtttcctgatgaaaataacgcggcagacgagaagtgaggcagacacaggtggtgcctccacggCTACACACAAAGTGCATTGAGCGTGTGCGTGCGAGGCGGAGCGTGCTTGTTGCCACGggggaaaaggcaggccatgaggcagcaagtacctctgcctcaaggtagggggcgatatattgtcaAGTTGCAGTTCAATGCCTCtgcagtactctgactcgccacactAGCTCGCAGATACAAGGCTCTCCAGCGgaagccatacttttttttttttaaactgtatttgtaaaaaacataacatttttattagagtaagccagcatttgtgggtgttttttgtcagatgcaaaaatattgttttaatgcTTAAATtaatgtgtctgccaatatggaggattatatactctatccaagatgaaatacttctctaaactggactttaagacaCAATTAATGTGGTCTTACAAAGTaggttttcatggaggatagctattgctgcttcagatacaaatacagaaaggtaagatacactcacaaaACTTGATTTCTTTTGTTaaaagcaaatgggaccaaaaagtatttaataacaactttgtcaaatattttttggacccatttatcatatcataattacggagcccctaaagggacatggagggaaacaaatgttttgcgagatctcgcaatactttttgctgtCACAGTTGGGTTTGCAGCTTGCTGCAGGATCGTTCCTCCAATGCttcacggactactccggacgacagcgtgaggtaggagttGGTTTATTTCACTTGAaatagaacaaaacaaaaaacttacttagcaccggAATCAGGAATCAAGACCAGGAATAAACAAAGGTGACTGTTGCATGCAGCAAACAACGAAGCTACAAtgaaaaggcagaactaaatagagtctctgatgagcaacaggtgcgctaaaaggcaggtgaaaatcataagtaaccatggtgactgaactcaggaagtgcataaccaggaacttaaacggagtccaaaacaaaccgataacacaaaacatgatccgaccacggatcatgacatttgcGAGATCTCGCGATACTttcgcgagatctcgcaatactttttgcgagatctcgaccataatacgatttgatgtctttatatgttaggccaatactaaaatatGAATCAATAAACTTTTCCAatggatgatgggtaggctcctccatcgctttgtcttgtttcacttccggttcacaatcgctgtgtctgttttacttccggttcactgacataggaaaaaactttttgcgagatctctctATACTTTTCGCGACATCTCTCTATACTTTTCGCGACATCTCGCGATACTTTTCGCGACATCTCGCGATACTTTTCGCGACATCTCGCGATACTTTTCGCGACATCTCGCGATACTTTTCGCGACATCTCGCGATACTTTTCGCGACATCTCGCGATACTTTTTGCGACATCTCgcgatactttttgcgagatctcgcaatacttttcgcgacatctcgcaatactttttgcgacatctcgcaatacttttcgcgagatctcgcaataattTTCGCGACAtctcgcaaaagttttttttcttatgtcagtgaaccggaagtaaaacagacacaacgatggaggagcctacccattatccatgggagaagtttattgatttctattttagtattggcctaacatataaagacaaAAAAATGGTATTCTGGTCCCACAAAAGAGCACAGATAGTAGGTAGGCTCCTGCATGCTCccgctcctccatcgctgtgtctgttttatttccggttcactgacatagaaaaaaaaccttttgtgAGATCTggcaaaacatccatgtcccttttGGGGCTCCGTACATAATATCATTATGATCATGTTTTTATGAAAGCGAATTACTCCCTTCTTTTTCCTGTTACTCTAATGTacaacctaaatcaacaatgattcgagctgcacatatgaatttaagtaaaaagaagaagaaaaaaccctcacctggtgtatagttcactgcacgtcactgctatctacacttctgttcaactctaataatcacttattcttctgttgtttgatacttgacattagttttggatgataccacaaatgtgggtatcaatccgataccaagtagttacaggatcatacattggtcatattcaaagttctcatgtgtccaggggacatagttcctgagtttgtaaacataatataaatgagaaaaaaaacaaaagaagattttgtgatgctaaaaaatgtcgatgtaatcatagtagtatcgactccctacgctcctgtacttggtatcattacagtggatgttaggtgtagatccaccaatggcgtttgtttgtattgtagtatcccggaagagttggtgctgaagggaattctgggaatttgttctgtagtgtttatgttgtgttgcaaatattctcccaaaaagtgtgtcattgttgtttagtgtggtttcgctacatggcacatgtttatgacagttttcGCGTTGTTCACACGGCCACCctttgtcagagtttgttggtgacgaaccccaagatgcagagatgacggcaggcattgagtgaGAAAACATGATtgaattaaacactatggcaaaacaacaaacaaaagggtaacgacaaaaggcgcgcacaaggcggagaacaaacttggctatgaactaaaatagcacagaggctaactgtggacaaaaacaaaaacacttactgtgacacgaaggaactaggacatgagcagagtgaaacaaaagtagacagagctgcaacaacaagtattaagacaggtagtaatgacattggcaatgacaataatccagcactgactggaggggaaggcaggtttaaatagcagctggctgattgacaccaggtgtggccaggtgccaatcagccacagctgaggggaagcagcactcagggagacaaacaggaaacagaaccaaaacaagagcgctgacaggaaatactacacacagaggaaaaactaaaacaaccTAAGCCtgacacccttagtgtgacatgtatggttgttgaccaagtatgaacttCATTCACAATTGTGTATTGTGTTCAAAATTAAGATGACTGATTCAATGGGTAATGATTGATCATATTGTGAAATCTTGTCTTGACTTTGTCAACTGTTGACATTGCGTGCCATGATGGCGATGATCTACAGTGCATAGCGAAGCATGTTAAGCTACCACTCACTCCTTCTACTGGGATAATACTTAATAAATGTGCTTGGCTTGTCTCCTCGGAGACaaggattaatgatttagaagtagttacacAATGTTGACTGCGGCTAACTAGCGAGCTAGCCACttattaaagcacctcttcctgagggtgtttcagtattATAACTTCAGTTATTAAGCCAAAATTCGACCGTTCACCCTTTTCTGTCtaaacactgtgtctgcttgtaagtactctgtgattgtgcactgccgaacatgcccgTCGTGCGTGACggtggggaccggtactttttagaggcggtatagtaccgaatatggttcattagtattgcggtactatactaataccagtatactgtacataaaaatacagtagtgttTTGTATCCATTAAAAAACAGGCAGAGGTATATTTGATGTCTTGGGCCACTGTGacattatacacagtttgaacagtaacactgtgtttga carries:
- the plekhb1 gene encoding pleckstrin homology domain-containing family B member 1, whose amino-acid sequence is MALMRSGWLWRQTSVLKRWKLNWCDLWVDGSLCFYKSDSRRELEYRVNLKFTCVDVRSGLECRGVTPPETNPQENVITVQLKDGSTMNLCANSEDESIAWKLTMLETRRNPVLAYDPYDDSYQAVHLSRYQTVYMTPGAGPGTHHVIVRRDPLDGAFDHLALGLLAGMAAGATIRSFLWAPVLFC